In the Malus domestica chromosome 16, GDT2T_hap1 genome, one interval contains:
- the LOC103403974 gene encoding rRNA-processing protein EFG1-like isoform X1 — translation MAHGGHSKRRVNPAGHRSKSALGPEKKPKSVTLKNQIRSIERMLRKNLPAEVREAQEKKLEGFKKQQEIHSRLAVERKIFMRDRKIKFFERRKIERRIRRLEKLQRASSGQAQDAEVSVNLSKLKEDLEYVRFFPKTEKYVSLFTGGEDTDVIDTRNRLRKQIKANIVAAAASGKDLEETGSEDDGLVDMSEDDFFLNGSSSDEADADDEWTDKSTKEQVSSASGKATSGMSSDERNQRQISARALMPPPRPSSNSHPSSVRAQSRFGPSSSKNSSKSITEMATSSDTSNSRSGTSINTSSGRSGTSFKARGSSNSTAGQSSNLSSNSDAHKPRRKRRPKKKKQQG, via the exons ATGGCTCACGGTGGCCACAGCAAGCGGCGGGTGAACCCCGCCGGACATCGGTCCAAGTCGGCCTTGGGCCCGGAGAAGAAGCCCAAGTCCGTCACCCTCAAAAACCAGATTCGCTCCATCGAGCGCATGCTCCGTAAG AATCTACCAGCTGAAGTTAGGGAGGCTcaggaaaagaagttggaaggATTCAAGAAACAACAGGAGATTCATTCCCGTCTCGCTGTGGAACGCAAAATATTTATGCGTGACAGGAAGATAAAGTTTTTTG AGAGAAGAAAGATAGAGAGAAGAATAAGACGCCTGGAGAAACTCCAACGTGCTTCATCGGGTCAGGCACAAGACGCAGAGGTTTCTGTGAACCTTTCGAAATTGAAAGAAGATCTTGAATATGTTAGG TTCTTTCCCAAGACTGAAAAGTACGTCTCTCTATTTACTGGAGGTGAAGATACAGATGTGATTGATACGAGAAATAGGTTGCGAAAGCAGATTAAGGCCAATATAGTTGCTGCAGCAGCTAGCGGAAAGGATTTGGAAG AAACAGGGAGTGAGGACGATGGGCTTGTGGATATGAGCGAAGATGATTTCTTCCTAAATGGGAGTTCTAGTGATGAAGCAGATGCAGACGATGAATGGACAGATAAGAGTACAAA GGAACAGGTGTCCAGTGCTTCAGGAAAAGCAACTTCCGGCATGTCCAGTGATGAGAGAAATCAG CGACAGATTTCTGCTAGAGCTTTGATGCCTCCTCCCCGGCCATCCAGCAATTCTCACCCAAGTTCTGTTCGTGCTCAGTCAAGGTTTGGTCCTTCATCAAGCAAAAATTCCTCAAAAAGCATCACTGAAATGGCCACATCAAGCGATACATCAAATAGCAGAAGTGGAACTTCCATCAATACATCAAGTGGCAGAAGTGGAACTTCGTTCAAAGCTAGGGGATCCTCTAATTCAACTGCAGGTCAAAGTAGTAATTTGAGCTCCAACTCTGATGCTCATAAACCCCGTAGAAAGAGGAGGCCAAAGAAGAAAAAGCAGCAG GGATGA
- the LOC103403974 gene encoding rRNA-processing protein EFG1-like isoform X2 — protein sequence MAHGGHSKRRVNPAGHRSKSALGPEKKPKSVTLKNQIRSIERMLRKNLPAEVREAQEKKLEGFKKQQEIHSRLAVERKIFMRDRKIKFFERRKIERRIRRLEKLQRASSGQAQDAEVSVNLSKLKEDLEYVRFFPKTEKYVSLFTGGEDTDVIDTRNRLRKQIKANIVAAAASGKDLEETGSEDDGLVDMSEDDFFLNGSSSDEADADDEWTDKSTKEQVSSASGKATSGMSSDERNQISARALMPPPRPSSNSHPSSVRAQSRFGPSSSKNSSKSITEMATSSDTSNSRSGTSINTSSGRSGTSFKARGSSNSTAGQSSNLSSNSDAHKPRRKRRPKKKKQQG from the exons ATGGCTCACGGTGGCCACAGCAAGCGGCGGGTGAACCCCGCCGGACATCGGTCCAAGTCGGCCTTGGGCCCGGAGAAGAAGCCCAAGTCCGTCACCCTCAAAAACCAGATTCGCTCCATCGAGCGCATGCTCCGTAAG AATCTACCAGCTGAAGTTAGGGAGGCTcaggaaaagaagttggaaggATTCAAGAAACAACAGGAGATTCATTCCCGTCTCGCTGTGGAACGCAAAATATTTATGCGTGACAGGAAGATAAAGTTTTTTG AGAGAAGAAAGATAGAGAGAAGAATAAGACGCCTGGAGAAACTCCAACGTGCTTCATCGGGTCAGGCACAAGACGCAGAGGTTTCTGTGAACCTTTCGAAATTGAAAGAAGATCTTGAATATGTTAGG TTCTTTCCCAAGACTGAAAAGTACGTCTCTCTATTTACTGGAGGTGAAGATACAGATGTGATTGATACGAGAAATAGGTTGCGAAAGCAGATTAAGGCCAATATAGTTGCTGCAGCAGCTAGCGGAAAGGATTTGGAAG AAACAGGGAGTGAGGACGATGGGCTTGTGGATATGAGCGAAGATGATTTCTTCCTAAATGGGAGTTCTAGTGATGAAGCAGATGCAGACGATGAATGGACAGATAAGAGTACAAA GGAACAGGTGTCCAGTGCTTCAGGAAAAGCAACTTCCGGCATGTCCAGTGATGAGAGAAATCAG ATTTCTGCTAGAGCTTTGATGCCTCCTCCCCGGCCATCCAGCAATTCTCACCCAAGTTCTGTTCGTGCTCAGTCAAGGTTTGGTCCTTCATCAAGCAAAAATTCCTCAAAAAGCATCACTGAAATGGCCACATCAAGCGATACATCAAATAGCAGAAGTGGAACTTCCATCAATACATCAAGTGGCAGAAGTGGAACTTCGTTCAAAGCTAGGGGATCCTCTAATTCAACTGCAGGTCAAAGTAGTAATTTGAGCTCCAACTCTGATGCTCATAAACCCCGTAGAAAGAGGAGGCCAAAGAAGAAAAAGCAGCAG GGATGA